One window of Quercus robur chromosome 5, dhQueRobu3.1, whole genome shotgun sequence genomic DNA carries:
- the LOC126724859 gene encoding uncharacterized protein LOC126724859 yields MTWPSGSSRTVLNLRLLLLLYFACSEYMTVQASVHEYSGDRFVAKGGAFVVHGGSEGIYSSAPSHRNSTSLTDNGDSYIRFEKVKFRRGKELANFSSGLLHAIVFEVEDRETIGGSAYGGQRAVCCTADLAKLGVCSEGEIIHRPSTENPGWPKVFGVSFDLDEEVATLPSKSIEITKTGMYNVYFIHCDPKLKDLTVEGKSIWKNPAGYLPGRMAPLMNFYGFMSFAFVILGIFWFSQYARFWREVLPLQNCITIVIALGMFEMTLWYFEYAEFNETGIRPTGITMWAVTFGAVKRTVARLIMLMVSMGFGVVRPTLGGLTSKVIMLGATFFVASEVLELVENVGAISDLSGKARLFLVLPVAVLDAFFILWIFTSLSATLSKLQARRMVVKLDIYRKFTNALAVAVIVSVGWICYELYFKSIDVYNEKWQNAWIIPAFWQILSFSLLCVICSLWAPSQNSTRYTYSDDGSEEFDRDDTTLTLIKPAPLPSNDFRSAPEARSVQDSNGLLNDDLEEDKTE; encoded by the exons ATGACGTGGCCGTCCGGTTCCTCCCGTACGGTTCTGAACTTGCGGCTTCTGTTGCTGTTGTACTTTGCGTGCAGTGAGTACATGACGGTACAAGCGTCGGTGCACGAATATTCCGGCGACAGATTCGTCGCCAAAGGCGGCGCCTTCGTCGTCCACGgcggaagcgagggaatttacTCTTCTGCCCCTTCTCACCGCAATTCCACCTCCCTCACCGACAATGGCGACTCGTACATTCG TTTTGAGAAGGTTAAATTCCGGAGAGGCAAGGAATTGGCTAACTTCAGCTCGGGGTTGCTGCACGCCATTGTTTTTGAGGTGGAAGATAGAGAGACGATTGGGGGTTCAGCCTATGGGGGTCAAAGAGCTGTTTGTTGCACAGCAGATCTTGCAAAACTAGGTGTCTGTTCAGAAGGAGAAATCATTCACCGCCCATCTACTGAGAACCCTGGTTGGCCCAAAGTGTTTGGGGTCTCATTTGATTTAGATGAAGAAGTTGCAACGTTGCCATCGAAATCCATAGAGATAACTAAAACTGGAATGTATAACGTGTATTTCATTCATTGTGATCCAAAGCTTAAAGATTTGACTGTGGAGGGAAAATCAATATGGAAAAATCCTGCTGGTTACTTACCTGGTAGAATGGCACCACTTATGAATTTCTATGGATTCATGTCCTTTGCTTTCGTGATACTTGGGATCTTTTGGTTCTCTCAGTATGCAAGATTTTGGAGAGAAGTTCTTCCATTGCAGAACTGCATAACAATAGTGATAGCACTGGGCATGTTTGAGATGACTCTTTGGTATTTTGAATATGCTGAATTCAATGAGACTGGAATCAGACCAACTGGGATAACCATGTGGGCAGTCACCTTTGGTGCTGTTAAACGTACGGTAGCTCGTTTAATAATGTTAATGGTTTCGATGGGCTTTGGTGTTGTGAGACCTACCCTTGGTGGGCTTACATCAAAGGTGATCATGCTTGGGGCCACCTTCTTTGTGGCATCTGAAGTTCTTGAATTGGTAGAAAATGTTGGTGCAATAAGTGATCTTTCAGGAAAGGCAAGACTTTTTTTGGTTCTTCCTGTAGCAGTCTTGGATGCTTTCTTCATTCTTTGGATATTTACTTCCCTCTCTGCAACTTTAAGTAAGCTTCAG GCTAGACGGATGGTTGTTAAACTGGATATTTACAGGAAGTTTACAAATGCTTTGGCCGTAGCTGTTATCGTGTCTGTGGGTTGGATATGCTATGAG CtttatttcaaatcaattgatGTTTACAACGAGAAGTGGCAGAATGCATGGATCATCCCTGCATTCTGGCAAATCctgtctttctctcttctttgtgTCATATGTTCTCTCTGGGCGCCTTCTCAGAACTCAACACg ATACACTTACTCTGACGATGGAAGCGAAGAGTTTGACAGAGACGATACAACTCTGACTCTCATAAAACCAGCCCCATTGCCTTCCAATGACTTCCGAAGTGCGCCTGAAGCTAGATCAGTGCAAGACAGCAATGGATTATTGAATGACGATTTGGAAGAAGACAAGACCGAGTAA
- the LOC126724858 gene encoding exocyst complex component EXO70A1 — protein MEPPEDKRTPLDEAEGIILRWDSTASEEAREKMIFDSDRNEVDRYLQAVDEIQRSLSSTTINNESSSSSNSNSNSDESGLNSTIRIAMARLEDEFRNILLSHTAPLEAESMSFSSDPSSSTHSHGQVDDHEDEGEHDQGLKLDLNMSLKLAEQREEREEGEGEGGDSVADGAGSSRSSYRTTSSIREIDLVPSDAIYDLRSIAERMIAAGYLRECIQVYGSVRKSAVDASFRRLGIEKLSIGDVQRLEWDQLEAKIRRWIRAAKVCVRVLFASEKKLCEQIFENLGTDIDDACFVETVKGPAIQLFNLFEAISISRRSPEKLFKILDLHDALMVLIPDIDVVFEAKTAESIRIQAAEILSRLAEAARGILSEFENAVLREPSRVPVPGGTIHPLTRYVMNYISLISDYKQTLIELIVSKPSSGTRYGSDPTTPDMEFADELEGKTPLALHLIWVIVILQFNLEGKSKHYKDTSLAHLFMMNNVHYIVQKVKGSPELREMIGDDYLKKLTGKFRQAATNYQRATWVRVLYCLRDEGLHVSGSFSSGVSKSALRERFKSFNAMFEDVHRNQAQWLVPDAQLREELRISISEKLLPAYRSFLGRFRTHIESGKHPENYIKYSVDDLETAVLDFFEGYPVSQHIRRRSS, from the coding sequence atGGAGCCACCGGAGGATAAACGAACACCGTTGGATGAAGCGGAGGGGATAATCCTGCGGTGGGACTCAACCGCATCGGAAGAAGCCAGAGAGAAAATGATTTTCGATTCTGATCGGAACGAAGTTGATCGTTACTTACAAGCCGTCGATGAAATCCAACGGTCGCTATCTTCCACCACCATCAACAACgaaagcagcagcagcagcaacagcaacagcaacagcgACGAAAGCGGTTTGAACTCGACGATTCGGATCGCCATGGCTCGGCTGGAGGACGAGTTTCGGAATATTCTGCTGAGTCACACTGCTCCTCTTGAAGCCGAGTCGATGTCGTTCAGCTCCGATCCTAGCTCGTCGACTCACTCTCACGGCCAAGTCGACGATCATGAGGACGAGGGCGAGCACGACCAGGGTTTGAAATTGGATTTGAATATGAGCTTGAAGCTCGCTGAGCAGCGGGAGGAGCGCGAGGAAGGTGAAGGAGAAGGTGGAGATTCGGTTGCTGATGGTGCTGGTAGCAGTAGATCGAGTTACCGAACTACTAGCAGTATCCGCGAGATCGATTTGGTGCCGTCCGATGCGATCTACGATCTGCGGAGCATCGCGGAGAGGATGATCGCCGCCGGTTACTTGCGGGAGTGTATTCAAGTGTACGGCAGCGTTCGGAAATCGGCGGTGGACGCGAGTTTCCGGCGGCTCGGGATCGAGAAGCTGAGCATCGGCGATGTCCAGAGGCTGGAGTGGGATCAGCTCGAAGCGAAGATCCGACGGTGGATTCGGGCCGCGAAGGTTTGCGTTAGGGTTTTGTTCGCGAGCGAGAAGAAGCTCTGCGAGCAAATTTTCGAGAATTTGGGAACCGATATCGACGATGCGTGCTTCGTCGAGACCGTGAAAGGTCCGGCGATTCAGCTGTTCAATCTCTTCGAAGCGATCAGTATCAGCCGCCGATCGCCGGAGAAGCTGTTCAAGATTCTGGACTTACACGATGCTTTGATGGTTTTGATTCCAGACATCGATGTAGTTTTCGAAGCGAAAACTGCCGAGTCGATTCGGATTCAAGCGGCGGAGATTCTGTCTCGTCTCGCCGAGGCGGCGAGGGGGATCTTATCGGAGTTCGAAAACGCGGTTCTTCGCGAGCCGTCTAGGGTTCCGGTGCCCGGCGGGACGATACACCCGCTGACGAGGTATGTGATGAATTATATAAGTTTGATTTCGGATTATAAGCAAACATTGATCGAGCTTATCGTGTCGAAACCGTCGTCCGGAACCCGATACGGGAGTGATCCGACGACTCCTGATATGGAGTTTGCTGATGAGTTGGAAGGGAAGACTCCTTTGGCATTGCATTTGATTTGGGTGATTGTGATTTTGCAATTCAATTTAGAAGGAAAGTCTAAGCATTACAAAGATACTTCATTAGCACATTTGTTTATGATGAACAATGTGCACTACATTGTGCAAAAGGTGAAAGGGTCACCTGAGTTGAGAGAAATGATTGGGGATGATTATCTGAAGAAGCTAACTGGGAAGTTTAGGCAGGCCGCGACGAATTATCAGAGGGCGACTTGGGTTAGGGTGTTGTATTGCTTGAGAGATGAAGGGTTACATGTGAGTGGGAGTTTTTCATCTGGGGTGTCGAAAAGTGCATTGAGAGAGAGGTTTAAGTCGTTTAACGCCATGTTCGAGGATGTTCATAGGAATCAGGCGCAGTGGTTGGTGCCTGATGCTCAGCTTAGGGAGGAGCTGAGGATATCTATATCGGAGAAGTTACTCCCGGCTTATAGGTCGTTTCTGGGGCGGTTCAGGACCCATATTGAGAGTGGAAAGCACCCGGAGAATTACATCAAGTACTCGGTTGATGATTTGGAGACTGCTGTGTTGGATTTCTTCGAGGGGTACCCTGTATCCCAGCACATAAGGAGGAGATCTAGCTAA
- the LOC126724860 gene encoding sm-like protein LSM1B codes for MSWAGPEDIYLSTSLASYLDKKLLVLLRDGRKLLGILRSFDQFANAVLEEACERVIVGELYCDIPLGLYIIRGENVVLIGELDLEKEELPPHMTRVSAAEIKRAQKAEREASDLKGTMRKRMEFLDLD; via the exons ATGTCTTGGGCAGGCCCTGAAGATATCTACCTCTCTACCTCTCTTGCTAGCTATCTTGACA AGAAACTTCTTGTACTTCTGCGAGATGGTCGAAAGCTCTTGGGGATACTCCGTtcttttgatcaatttg CCAATGCTGTTCTTGAGGAGGCATGTGAGAGAGTTATTGTTGGTGAACTTTATTGTGACATCCCTTTGGGCCTATATATAATTCGTGGGGAGAATGTTGTTCTAATTGGCGAGCTG GACTTGGAGAAAGAGGAACTTCCCCCACATATGACTCGTGTTTCAGCAGCAGAAATTAAAAGG GCACAGAAAGCAGAAAGGGAGGCTTCAGATCTTAAAGGTACCAtgaggaaaagaatggaattcCTTGATTTGGATTAA